In the genome of Pseudomonadota bacterium, the window AGTTCGACGACGGCCTCGGCGAGTTTCGCCGCTCCTTTGCCACCGTGCTCCCAGTGTGACGATACGGTGCACTTAACCCCAAGTTTGGCACAAAAGTCGCTAATCGCTTTGTGCTCTGCATCGGTGTCCGTAATGTAATGATTGATCGCAACGGTGACCGGCACGCCAAACTTCTTGAGGTTTTCAATGTGGCGACCGAGGTTTTCGCAGCCCTTCACAATCGCGTCAACATTTTCGCCGACCAGGTCTGATTTGGCGACTCCGCCATGCATTTTCAGTGCCTTTGTCGTGGCCACGAGCACGGTCGCATCCGGTTTGAGTCCTGCTTTACGACACTTAATATCAAAGAACTTCTCGGCACCCAGGTCGGCACCAAATCCTGCTTCTGTAATGACATAGTCGGC includes:
- a CDS encoding formate--tetrahydrofolate ligase, which encodes ADYVITEAGFGADLGAEKFFDIKCRKAGLKPDATVLVATTKALKMHGGVAKSDLVGENVDAIVKGCENLGRHIENLKKFGVPVTVAINHYITDTDAEHKAISDFCAKLGVKCTVSSHWEHGGKGAAKLAEAVVELLENTTSEFAPLYSDDMKLWDKVRHIATTIYGADDITADQKVRDQFKQYEEQGFGQYPICMAKTQYSFSTDPSLMGAPSGHVVPIREARLSAGAEFIVVVCGAIMTMPGLPRVPAADAIRVDANKQIEGLF